The following proteins come from a genomic window of Acinetobacter sp. SAAs474:
- a CDS encoding MBL fold metallo-hydrolase, translating into MKDVVEKQSLYLPTQGSWMHIWTKPKFKFGHSLHCNGVKFTNLVEPNSPQAETDMFRWLFTRKVPKWENESIEVHHASLHEKKIVPEARPHAHLKDWQVWFVGHATVLLQIGPYNFLTDPVWCDYAGPIHRTGAKRVCPAGLRLDELPKIDAVLLSHNHYDHMDLATLNWLHDKFGMMIYTGLGNAWYLPRHFHVTEMDWWQTVNFKELKIVYTPAQHGSGRGFRDQNHALWGGFSLLYQDQHCFFAGDTGYSRHFKEIKQKFGAPRIAMLPIGGYAPRELMRYMHMDPEDAFQAHKDLQAKSSLAIRYRTFQLTDESREQPEIELHKAMRHSSKLVNPFYCIREGKKIIV; encoded by the coding sequence ATTGTAATGGCGTAAAATTCACTAATTTAGTTGAGCCAAATTCACCGCAGGCTGAAACAGATATGTTTCGCTGGTTGTTTACTCGAAAAGTGCCGAAGTGGGAAAATGAAAGCATTGAAGTGCACCATGCATCTCTTCATGAAAAGAAAATAGTCCCTGAAGCACGTCCTCATGCTCACTTAAAAGATTGGCAAGTCTGGTTTGTTGGACACGCTACGGTCTTACTACAAATCGGTCCCTATAATTTTCTCACTGATCCGGTATGGTGTGATTACGCAGGTCCAATCCATCGAACTGGCGCTAAGCGGGTATGTCCAGCTGGATTACGTTTAGATGAATTACCGAAAATAGATGCAGTTTTACTCAGTCATAATCATTATGATCATATGGATCTAGCCACACTGAATTGGTTGCATGATAAATTTGGTATGATGATTTATACCGGTTTAGGCAATGCTTGGTATTTACCACGACATTTCCATGTCACCGAAATGGATTGGTGGCAAACAGTTAATTTTAAAGAGTTAAAAATTGTATATACGCCAGCACAGCATGGTTCAGGACGAGGTTTTCGTGATCAGAACCATGCATTATGGGGCGGTTTTTCACTTTTATACCAAGATCAACATTGTTTTTTTGCTGGTGATACCGGATATTCAAGGCATTTTAAAGAAATCAAGCAAAAGTTTGGTGCGCCGCGGATCGCGATGTTACCGATTGGTGGATATGCACCACGTGAATTGATGCGCTATATGCATATGGATCCAGAGGACGCATTTCAGGCACATAAAGACCTACAAGCAAAATCCTCATTAGCCATTCGCTATCGAACTTTTCAATTGACAGATGAGTCCAGAGAACAGCCAGAAATTGAATTGCATAAAGCGATGCGCCATTCTTCAAAATTAGTGAATCCTTTCTATTGTATCCGTGAAGGGAAAAAAATTATTGTTTAG